The DNA segment CGCGAAGAAGATCGCCGGCGTGGACTGGATGCCGGGGCCGACTACTATTTGGCAAAGGCCAGTTTCCATGACGATGCTCTGCTGGACGCAGTGGTCGAGTTGATCGGAGGTGCACAGGGATGAAGATCGCCATCGTCAACGACATGCCCATGGCCGTAGAGGCCTTGCGCCGGGCATTGGCCTTTGAGCCCGCGCATCAGGTGATCTGGGTCGCGGCCAATGGCGCAGAAGCCGTGCAGCGCTGCGCCGAGCAGACCCCAGACCTGATTCTGATGGACCTGATCATGCCGGTGATGGACGGGGTCGAGGCGACTCGACGGATCATGGCCGAGACGCCGTGTGCCATTGTCATCGTCACGGTCGATCGCAAGCAGAACGTACACCGGGTGTTCGAAGCCATGGGCCACGGCGCCCTGGATGTGGTCGACACCCCGGCCTTGGGCGCAGGCGATGCCCGCGAGGCGGCCGCGCCGCTATTACGCAAGATTCTCAATATTGGCTGGCTGATCGGCCAACAACGGGCCAGCACGCCACGGCCGGTCGCCGCGCCGCTGCGCGAGGCGTCCCAACGGCTGGGGCTGGTTGCGATCGGCTCGTCGGCGGGTGGCCCGGCTGCCCTGGAGATATTGCTCAAGGGCCTGCCGAAGAACTTCCCCGCGGCGATCGTGCTGGTCCAGCATGTCGATCAGGTGTTCGCCGCAGGCATGGCCGAATGGCTCAGCAGCGCCTGCGGGCTGGTGGTGCGCCTGGCTCGCGAAGGCGAGCCGCCACAGCCTGGGCAGGTGCTGTTGGCCGGCACCAATCACCATATCCGCCTGATGAAGGGCGGCCAGTTGGCCTACACTGCCGATCCAGTGGATGAAATCTACCGGCC comes from the Pseudomonas urmiensis genome and includes:
- a CDS encoding chemotaxis response regulator protein-glutamate methylesterase, which codes for MKIAIVNDMPMAVEALRRALAFEPAHQVIWVAANGAEAVQRCAEQTPDLILMDLIMPVMDGVEATRRIMAETPCAIVIVTVDRKQNVHRVFEAMGHGALDVVDTPALGAGDAREAAAPLLRKILNIGWLIGQQRASTPRPVAAPLREASQRLGLVAIGSSAGGPAALEILLKGLPKNFPAAIVLVQHVDQVFAAGMAEWLSSACGLVVRLAREGEPPQPGQVLLAGTNHHIRLMKGGQLAYTADPVDEIYRPSIDVFFESVARYWSGDAVGVLLTGMGRDGAQGLKMMRQQGFLTIAQDQQSSAVYGMPKAAAAIDAAVEIRPLERIAGRLMEIFSK